A genomic window from Methanobacterium sp. BRmetb2 includes:
- the tfb gene encoding transcription initiation factor IIB (stabilizes TBP binding to an archaeal box-A promoter; responsible for recruiting RNA polymerase II to the pre-initiation complex) — MKYDVSEIEKVETKCPECGSEKLIGDYERAEIVCGACGLVIDDNLVDMGPEWRAFDHEQRDKRTRVGAPITYTIHDKGLSTMIDWRNKDIYGRDIPARNRAQWYRLRKWQRKIRISGATERNLAFALSELDRDSSRLGLPRSVREAASVVYRSAVENKLIRGRSIEGVVAASLYAACRRCNVPRTLDEIAEVSRVSKKEVGRTYRFLTRELNIKLPPTSPVDYVPRFASELGLSGEVQSKAIEIIEKAMEKGLTSGRGPTGVAAAALYIASVLLGERKTQRDVADIAGVTEVTIRNRYKELTEQLDMGVTL; from the coding sequence ATGAAGTATGATGTTTCTGAAATCGAAAAAGTAGAAACAAAATGTCCAGAATGTGGCTCGGAAAAGCTTATAGGCGATTATGAGCGTGCAGAAATCGTTTGCGGCGCATGCGGTTTAGTTATCGATGACAATCTGGTGGACATGGGTCCTGAGTGGAGAGCATTTGACCACGAACAAAGGGACAAAAGAACCAGAGTAGGTGCACCTATAACCTATACTATTCACGATAAAGGTTTAAGCACCATGATTGACTGGAGAAATAAGGATATCTACGGTAGAGATATCCCTGCCCGGAACAGAGCCCAATGGTACCGTCTGCGAAAATGGCAGAGGAAAATTAGAATATCTGGAGCAACTGAAAGAAACCTGGCATTTGCTCTAAGTGAACTGGACCGGGATTCTTCAAGACTAGGTCTTCCTAGAAGTGTAAGAGAAGCAGCGTCAGTAGTATACAGAAGTGCTGTGGAAAACAAACTCATAAGAGGACGAAGTATTGAAGGAGTCGTAGCAGCATCACTATACGCAGCATGCAGACGATGTAACGTGCCGCGTACTTTAGATGAGATAGCCGAAGTGTCACGGGTAAGTAAAAAAGAAGTAGGAAGAACCTACAGATTCTTAACACGTGAACTGAACATCAAACTACCTCCAACTTCACCTGTTGATTACGTACCACGATTTGCAAGTGAATTAGGGCTTTCAGGCGAAGTTCAATCTAAGGCAATTGAGATCATCGAAAAAGCCATGGAAAAAGGTTTAACCTCTGGAAGAGGCCCTACAGGTGTTGCAGCAGCAGCATTATACATTGCCTCAGTACTTTTAGGTGAGAGAAAAACCCAAAGAGATGTGGCAGACATTGCTGGTGTAACTGAAGTAACCATAAGAAACAGATATAAAGAATTAACTGAACAGCTAGATATGGGCGTAACCTTATAA
- a CDS encoding sodium:proton exchanger, translating to MIEFVYFLIIVFIFSLISQRIESIPISPQMIFIGAGMLLGSGFLGVVNLNSDPGIVLFIAEITLVLVLFSDASKININDLRKNNLTLRLLSIGLSLTIISGIVVATLLLTDLSIWEAAIIGAVLAPTDAALGQVVVENRKLPLLVRETLEVESGLNDGLAVPFLLLFVAWSIAEETFSPVGFFIETTIAQIGFGALIGIIIGLVGGWFVYKAQKHKWMTETFQRISLIALAIISWLIADQIGGSGFIAAFVAGLATGYMLKDKVSSFIRFTEAEGQLLNLFVFFLLGFIIFPLLPNLTWQIVLYAILSLTIIRMLPVGISLIGSTLKKETILFMGWFGPRGLASIVLVLIALEEQPLFPGEETLLLAVFTTVLLSVFLHGMTASPLANIYAKILAKMDNTCMEKE from the coding sequence ATGATTGAATTTGTATATTTTCTAATCATTGTATTCATATTCAGTTTAATTTCCCAGCGTATAGAGAGTATTCCAATTTCTCCTCAGATGATTTTTATTGGAGCAGGAATGCTTCTAGGGTCTGGTTTTCTTGGTGTTGTGAATTTGAATTCTGATCCAGGTATTGTTCTTTTTATAGCAGAAATAACACTGGTATTAGTTCTTTTCAGTGATGCATCAAAGATAAATATTAATGATCTCAGGAAGAATAATTTAACCCTAAGATTACTTTCTATTGGATTAAGTTTGACAATTATTTCTGGAATTGTTGTGGCCACGCTTTTACTCACTGATCTTAGTATTTGGGAAGCAGCAATTATAGGTGCTGTTCTAGCACCAACTGATGCTGCCTTAGGTCAGGTAGTGGTAGAAAATAGAAAATTGCCATTACTGGTTAGGGAAACCTTAGAAGTAGAAAGTGGTCTCAATGATGGTTTAGCCGTACCCTTCTTACTATTATTTGTGGCCTGGTCAATTGCTGAAGAAACTTTCAGTCCTGTCGGATTTTTTATAGAAACTACCATAGCTCAAATTGGATTTGGAGCACTTATAGGTATAATTATCGGGCTTGTTGGGGGTTGGTTTGTTTATAAGGCACAAAAACATAAATGGATGACAGAAACTTTTCAAAGAATTAGTTTGATTGCGCTGGCCATAATTTCATGGTTAATAGCTGATCAGATTGGGGGCAGTGGATTTATAGCAGCATTCGTTGCCGGTTTAGCAACAGGGTATATGCTTAAAGATAAAGTGTCAAGTTTCATCCGTTTTACAGAAGCAGAAGGCCAATTGCTCAATTTATTCGTTTTTTTCTTATTGGGTTTTATAATCTTCCCTCTACTGCCAAATTTAACTTGGCAAATAGTTTTATATGCTATTTTAAGTTTAACTATTATTCGGATGTTGCCGGTGGGTATTTCGCTTATTGGATCTACATTAAAAAAGGAGACAATATTGTTTATGGGATGGTTTGGCCCACGTGGACTAGCATCTATTGTTCTGGTATTAATAGCCCTTGAAGAGCAGCCACTTTTTCCCGGAGAGGAAACACTTCTTTTAGCGGTTTTTACCACAGTTCTTTTGAGTGTTTTTCTTCATGGTATGACTGCTTCTCCTCTGGCCAATATTTATGCCAAAATACTTGCTAAAATGGATAATACTTGTATGGAAAAAGAATAG
- a CDS encoding uridylate kinase → MRIVVTIGGSIIIKDHDYKMFQDYAEVLRKMNQEHEIFVVVGGGKTARDYINIARDIGVSESFCDDIGIDVTRLNAKLLIMALDQLAYPIVPKNFNEALQFSTSERIIVMGGTEPGHSTDAVGTILAEFVKADLLINATSVDGLYDKDPSKYDKARKFDSITPSKMIEMFSDKDIKAGTYEFFDMTAIQMLKRSGIKTVIVNGNLPKNIIKAIDGKIGTTIVPD, encoded by the coding sequence ATGCGAATAGTGGTTACTATTGGTGGATCAATAATAATTAAAGATCATGATTACAAGATGTTTCAAGATTATGCTGAAGTTTTAAGAAAGATGAATCAGGAGCATGAAATATTCGTGGTGGTTGGTGGTGGTAAAACTGCCCGTGATTATATAAATATTGCAAGAGACATAGGTGTCAGTGAATCATTCTGTGATGATATAGGTATAGATGTAACCAGATTAAATGCAAAACTTCTTATTATGGCACTTGATCAGCTTGCCTACCCAATAGTTCCGAAGAATTTCAACGAGGCACTGCAATTTTCAACTTCAGAAAGGATCATTGTAATGGGTGGAACTGAACCAGGACACAGTACCGATGCAGTGGGAACCATTCTGGCAGAATTTGTGAAAGCCGATTTACTCATAAATGCTACCTCGGTTGATGGATTATACGACAAAGACCCCTCCAAATATGATAAAGCCAGAAAATTTGATAGCATCACCCCTTCAAAGATGATTGAAATGTTTTCTGACAAAGACATTAAAGCTGGGACATATGAGTTCTTTGACATGACCGCCATCCAAATGTTAAAAAGATCCGGGATAAAAACAGTAATTGTAAATGGTAATTTACCAAAAAATATCATTAAAGCAATAGATGGAAAGATAGGTACCACTATTGTTCCAGATTAA